The following are encoded together in the Zygosaccharomyces rouxii strain CBS732 chromosome C complete sequence genome:
- a CDS encoding uncharacterized protein (similar to uniprot|P30605 Saccharomyces cerevisiae YDR497C ITR1): protein MKFSTWRSKTESEVQEVSNSVDDVYENPAVKKDEECVEDLEKVSDVDISRRANIDEQLKELNRKGDEFKRDHGFFNNMKNLEFETNFKNKKHMVLMLGVFASFAGILSGIDQSIISGASIEMNKMLHLSSHEASLVSSLMPLGAVAGSILLTPFSEMLGRKTSLVISCGFYTMGAIICAAALNVQTMYAGRFFIGVGVGLEGGGIGVYIAECVPSTVRGRLVSLYQFNIALGELFGYIVGVIFFEVHGGWRFMVGSSLIFSTLLFIGLLFLPESPRWLMHKGRVGESWNIWKRLRDVSLESEQLEFLELIQAANNDKDLHANESRFQAYFDLIRIPRNRRALIFASIMIGLGQLTGINAIMYYMSTLMGRIGFSEKRSVAMSMVGGAALLLGTIPAILWMDKFGRRTWSMTIIIFSVGLVLVGVGYLININTNLVAAEGVYLTGQILYNMAFGSYAALTWVLPSESFSLSTRSAGMTVASALLYIFTFTVTYNFDRMQAAMTYTGLTLGFYGGIAVVIGIPYQLLFMPETKNRTLEEIDGIFSRPTREIVSENIMWLKRGKLSY, encoded by the coding sequence ATGAAGTTTTCTACTTGGCGGTCCAAGACCGAAAGTGAAGTACAAGAGGTCAGTAATTCAGTTGATGACGTTTATGAAAACCCTGCTGTTaaaaaagatgaggaaTGCgttgaagatttagaaaaagTTTCAGACGTTGATATTAGCCGTAGAGCTAATATTGATGAACAACTAAAAGAGTTAAATCGTAAAGGAGATGAATTTAAGCGCGATcatggatttttcaataatatgaaaaatttagaatttgaaactaatttcaaaaataaaaaacaTATGGTACTCATGCTTGGTGTGTTTGCTTCATTTGCTGGTATACTATCAGGTATTGATCAATCTATCATATCAGGCGCATCCATTGAAATGAATAAAATGTTACACTTATCTTCACATGAAGCTTCATTAGTTTCATCATTGATGCCTTTAGGTGCGGTGGCAGGTTCCATCTTATTGACGCCATTTAGTGAAATGTTAGGTCGTAAAACATCTTTGGTTATTTCATGTGGATTTTACACAATGGGTGCTATAATCTGTGCCGCGGCACTTAATGTTCAGACCATGTATGCAggtagatttttcattggtgttggtgttggattggaaggtggtggtattggtgTATACATTGCAGAATGCGTTCCATCTACCGTTAGGGGTCGTCTGGTTTCACTTTATCAATTTAACATTGCTCTTGGTGAATTATTTGGTTATATCGTCGGTGTTATATTTTTTGAAGTTCATGGAGGTTGGAGATTTATGGTTGGATCATCGTTAATCTTTTCTACACTATTATTCATTGGTTTGCTTTTCTTACCAGAATCGCCACGTTGGTTAATGCATAAGGGCCGTGTGGGTGAATCATGgaacatttggaaaaggttGCGGGATGTCAGTTTGGAATCTGAACAGTTGGAATTTTTAGAGTTGATCCAAGCCGCTAATAACGATAAAGATTTACATGCAAATGAATCAAGATTCCAGGCTTACTTCGATTTAATTCGTATCCCACGTAATCGTCGTGCCCTAATTTTTGCATCGATCATGATTGGTTTGGGTCAACTGACGGGTATCAATGCAATCATGTACTATATGTCTACATTGATGGGCAGAATTGGGTTTTCCGAAAAAAGATCTGTTGCCATGTCAATGGTCGGTGGTGCCGCGTTGTTACTCGGTACAATACCTGCAATTCTCTGGATGGATAAATTTGGTAGACGTACATGGTCAATGACAATTATTATATTTTCCGTTGGTCTTGTCCTGGTCGGTGTCGGCTATCTGATCAATATTAATACTAATCTCGTGGCGGCAGAAGGTGTTTACTTAACGGGccaaattctttataaCATGGCATTTGGTTCGTATGCAGCACTGACATGGGTTTTACCATCTgaatcattttcattgaGCACTAGATCTGCCGGTATGACCGTTGCATCAGCTCTGTTGTACATCTTTACCTTTACAGTCACATACAATTTTGATCGTATGCAAGCCGCTATGACTTACACCGGTTTAACACTAGGCTTTTACGGTGGTATTGCAGTGGTTATCGGTATTCCTTACCAATTACTTTTCATGCCGGAAACAAAAAATCGGACATTAGAAGAGATCGACGGTATTTTCAGCAGACCTACAAGGGAAATTGTCAGCGAGAATATCATGTGGTTGAAAAGAGGTAAACTAAGCTATTAG
- a CDS encoding uncharacterized protein (highly similar to uniprot|P07262 Saccharomyces cerevisiae and to YAL062W uniprot|P39708 Saccharomyces cerevisiae, GDH3 NADP(+)-dependent glutamate dehydrogenase, synthesize glutamate from ammonia and alpha- ketoglutarate; rate of alpha-ketoglutarate utilization differs from Gdh1p; expression regulated by nitrogen and carbon sources), whose product MSASAQPFEPEFQQAHDEVVASLRDSTLFKEAPKYEKVLPIIAVPERIIQFRVAWEKDNGEQEVATGFRIQYNSAKGPYKGGLRFHPTVNLSILKFLGFEQIFKNALTGLDMGGAKGGLCVDLKGRSNSEIRRICYSFMRELSRHIGPDTDVPAGDIGVGGREVGYLFGAYRQYQNRWEGILTGKGLNWGGSLIRPEATGYGVIYFAEAMIEYATKGKGSFKGKRVVISGSGNVAQYAALKVIELGGTVVSLSDSKGSVIFENGVTAEQIAAIQEAKVKFMSLEQILGEYTAFKAGGYKYIPGARPWTHVGQVDIALPCATQNEVSGDEAEHLIKSGVKFVAEGSNMGCTQEAVHAFENTREDASSHDTVWYVGGKASNLGGVLVSGLEMAQNSQRLTWTAADVDKELKRGMINCFHDSLNAAQKYSNESNKNTLPSLVKGANLAAFIKVADAMFDQGDVF is encoded by the coding sequence ATGTCTGCATCAGCACAACCATTCGAACCAGAATTTCAACAAGCTCATGATGAAGTTGTTGCATCTTTGAGAGATtcaactcttttcaaagaagcACCAAAATACGAAAAGGTCTTGCCAATTATTGCTGTCCCAGAAAGAATCATTCAATTCAGAGTCGCTTGGGAAAAGGACAACGGTGAACAAGAAGTCGCCACTGGTTTCAGAATCCAATACAACTCTGCAAAGGGTCCATACAAGGGTGGTCTACGTTTCCACCCAACTGTTAACTTGTCTATCTTGAAGTTTTTGggttttgaacaaattttcaagaatgCATTGACTGGTCTTGATATGGGTGGTGCTAAAGGTGGTCTATGTGTTGACTTGAAAGGTAGATCAAACAGTGAAATCAGAAGAATCTGTTACTCTTTCATGAGAGAGTTGAGCAGACACATTGGTCCAGACACTGATGTTCCAGCTGGTGACATTGGTGTTGGTGGTCGTGAAGTTGGTTATTTATTTGGTGCCTACAGACAATACCAAAACAGATGGGAAGGTATCTTGACTGGTAAAGGTTTGAACTGGGGTGGTTCTTTGATTAGACCAGAAGCTACCGGTTATGGTGTTATCTACTTTGCTGAAGCTATGATTGAATATGCTACAAAGGGTAAGGGATCTTTCAAGGGTAAGCGTGTTGTCATCTCTGGTAGTGGTAACGTTGCTCAATATGCCGCTTTGAAGGTTATCGAATTGGGTGGTACTGTTGTTTCTCTATCTGACTCTAAGGGTAGTGTTATCTTTGAAAACGGTGTTACCGCCGAACAAATTGCTGCCATTCAAGAAGCTAAGGTTAAGTTTATGAGTTTGGAACAAATTCTAGGTGAATACACTGCTTTCAAAGCTGGTGGTTACAAATACATCCCTGGTGCTAGACCATGGACTCACGTTGGTCAAGTTGATATCGCATTGCCATGTGCTACTCAAAACGAAGTTTCTGGTGATGAAGCCGAACATTTGATCAAGAGCGGTGTTAAATTCGTTGCTGAAGGTTCTAACATGGGTTGTACCCAAGAAGCTGTTCACGCTTTTGAAAACACCCGTGAAGATGCTTCCTCTCACGACACCGTCTGGTACGTTGGTGGTAAGGCAAGTAACTTGGGTGGTGTTTTGGTTTCTGGTCTTGAAATGGCTCAAAACTCCCAAAGATTGACCTGGACCGCTGCTGACGTGGacaaggaattgaagaGAGGTATGATCAACTGTTTCCACGATTCTTTGAACGCTGCTCAAAAATACTCCAACGAATCTAACAAGAACACTCTGCCATCTTTGGTTAAAGGTGCTAACTTGGCAGCTTTCATCAAGGTTGCTGATGCTATGTTCGACCAAGGTGATGTGTTTTAA
- the ECM1 gene encoding Ecm1p (similar to uniprot|P39715 Saccharomyces cerevisiae YAL059W ECM1 Protein of unknown function localized in the nucleoplasm and the nucleolus genetically interacts with MTR2 in 60S ribosomal protein subunit export): protein MAKKISRNSRAARQAEAFEPEAKTLAELPRPEKTDLSNILIRTTAKNEALLEAKINKKSNKRVDKKRSKEKALKDLTHLDRSRMEKALNFSSRLDGKIAKSTSRAKYVQHIRKAGWDTTNELIRKELASALEEAKSTKPKENDADPDAMKDEPSEEEEEGVEMETENPAEELKPQEQRTNMFGVLPVDDEN, encoded by the coding sequence ATGGCTAAGAAGATTTCGAGAAATTCCAGAGCAGCTCGTCAGGCTGAAGCATTTGAACCTGAAGCTAAAACCCTTGCAGAGCTTCCACGTCCCGAAAAGACGGATTTATCGAATATACTTATAAGAACCACCGCCAAGAATGAAGCACTACTAGAGGCAAAGATCAATAAAAAATCCAACAAGAGAGTGGATAAGAAGAGATCAAAGGAAAAAGCACTCAAAGATTTAACACATTTAGACAGGAGCAGAATGGAAAAGGCATTAAATTTCAGCAGTAGATtagatggtaaaattgcaaaatctACTTCACGTGCAAAGTATGTTCAACATATAAGGAAAGCCGGCTGGGATACAACTAATGAATTGATAAGGAAAGAGTTGGCCTCAGCACTAGAGGAAGCTAAGTCTACTAAACCCAAGGAAAACGATGCCGACCCCGACGCAATGAAAGATGAGCctagtgaagaagaggaagagggAGTCGAAATGGAAACTGAAAATCCtgcagaagaattgaaacctCAGGAACAAAGGACCAATATGTTTGGTGTTCTTCCTGTGGATGATGAGAACTGA
- the CNE1 gene encoding calnexin (similar to uniprot|P27825 Saccharomyces cerevisiae YAL058W CNE1 Functions in endoplasmic reticulum protein quality control Calnexin and calreticulin homolog), producing MTGKAMLLCAMALAGGVNAIDGASDVNIPALEPLDVKLSPESLWEDFQNYTSTDELLQKWRVSRMALRDAKTGDTRLMYPATWSLQEPYSLKSFKNDNCLNLETAHSAAMIGHALANPLEVANGNKLVVQYEVQLQRGLECGGAFMKLLPPMNGTELLRYSGGSVPFEVIFGPDKCQPYTNEVHFGLKKTNPTTNKPEVKLLTNAPISRLDGDETVRLYTLIMDSKSQDFEIRVDGKVVKVGNLLDEGLFKPPFHAPKKVPDLKAKKPKNWDEREFIPDPEAIKPEYWDESEPLMIPDDTDIKPASWDENMPEYIPEPNHFKPKWWEDGEDGEWVAPLVRNPQCFEIAGCGPWQPRMVENPDYWGPWNPPMIENPKYRGKWTPPLIDNPDYSEDLNPGTLENPIGVILFEFWSGSKDLLIDNLYLGHHVEEAELLGNRTFIPKRKLQEQQLEAEVIGRRGHIEHPKKPPTMFGQSEYKPNLFDRLSDYGDTLLEKFSQQSSFIQNILGGSILVLILMVTSYFYLKAVLFQQKYSGGSGTGKDKKGDEKTEEKREKKQQANEPEPHLEQVDTKGKNVGSTKRKTK from the coding sequence ATGACCGGTAAGGCAATGTTACTCTGTGCAATGGCACTTGCTGGAGGTGTCAATGCAATTGATGGTGCTTCCGATGTAAATATTCCAGCATTGGAACCATTGGACGTTAAACTGTCACCAGAATCCCTCTGGGAAGATTTCCAAAACTATACTAGTACTGATGAATTACTTCAAAAATGGAGGGTATCACGTATGGCTCTAAGAGATGCCAAGACTGGTGACACAAGATTGATGTATCCTGCTACATGGTCTCTTCAAGAACCGTATTCTTTAAAAAGTTTCAAGAATGATaattgtttaaatttgGAGACAGCACATTCAGCTGCTATGATTGGACATGCGTTAGCCAATCCTTTGGAAGTTGCTAACGGTAACAAATTGGTGGTTCAATACGAAGTTCAATTGCAAAGAGGTTTAGAATGTGGTGGTGCCTTTATGAAactattaccaccaatgaaTGGAACAGAGTTACTCCGTTatagtggtggtagtgTCCCATTTGAAGTGATCTTTGGTCCTGATAAGTGTCAACCCTATACCAATGAAGTCCATTTTGGattaaagaaaacaaaTCCAACTACTAATAAGCCAGAGGTTAAACTTTTAACCAATGCGCCCATTTCAAGATTGGATGGCGACGAAACGGTACGTCTCTACACATTAATCATGGATTCAAAGAGtcaagattttgaaatcagAGTCGATGGTAAGGTGGTTAAAGTGGGCAATTTGTTGGATGAAGGATTGTTCAAACCACCTTTCCATGCGCCCAAGAAAGTACCCGATTTGAAGGCGAAAAAACCTAAAAATTGGgatgaaagagaatttATCCCTGATCCTGAAGCTATCAAACCTGAATATTGGGATGAGAGCGAGCCTCTGATGATCCCTGATGACACTGACATCAAACCAGCTTCATGGGATGAAAATATGCCAGAATATATACCAGAACCTAATCATTTCAAGCCTAAGTGGTGGGAAGACGGTGAAGACGGCGAATGGGTTGCGCCGCTTGTCCGCAATCCACAATGTTTTGAGATTGCCGGTTGTGGTCCATGGCAACCAAGAATGGTAGAAAACCCCGATTATTGGGGACCCTGGAATCCCCCCATGAttgaaaatccaaaatatAGGGGTAAGTGGACACCACCACTGATCGATAACCCTGATTATTCTGAGGATTTAAACCCAGGGACTTTGGAGAATCCAATCGGTGTAATACTATTTGAATTCTGGAGTGGATCTAAGGACTTACTGATTGATAATCTGTACTTGGGTCATCACGTTGAAGAGGCTGAATTACTAGGTAATAGAACATTTATTCCAAAGAGAAAGTTGCAAGAACAGCAGCTTGAAGCAGAAGTTATAGGGCGTAGGGGACATATCGAACATCCAAAGAAACCACCTACAATGTTTGGACAATCTGAATATAAACCAAACCTATTTGATAGGTTATCCGATTACGGTGACACtttattggaaaaatttagcCAACAGAGTTCATTCATTCAAAACATTCTTGGAGGTTCAATTCTAGTTTTGATACTAATGGTTACAAGTTATTTCTATTTGAAAGCTGTTCTTTTCCAACAAAAATATTCCGGAGGTTCAGGTACTGGTAAGGATAAGAAGGGTGACGAGAAGACGGAGGAGAAGCGTGAAAAGAAGCAACAAGCGAATGAGCCAGAACCTCATTTGGAGCAAGTAGACACCAAGGGTAAAAACGTTGGTTCTACCAAGAGAAAAACTAAATAA
- the ALD4 gene encoding aldehyde dehydrogenase (NADP(+)) ALD4 (highly similar to uniprot|P46367 Saccharomyces cerevisiae YOR374W ALD4 Mitochondrial aldehyde dehydrogenase that utilizes NADP or NAD equally as coenzymes expression is glucose repressed) — MFSRTLYCGAKSATTHVARYQLRCFSHLPLSVPIKLPNGLEYEQPTGLFINNKFVPSQQHKTFEVINPSTEDEICHVYEGREEDVDIAVDAADKAFKNGSWSTIEPMERGKALSRLADYIEEDADIFASIETLDNGKAINNSKIDVQLVVNYLRYCAGAADKFDGRLVDTGKTHFSYTKREPLGVCGQIIPWNFPLLMWSWKIGPALAAGNTVVLKTAESTPLSALYASKYIAKAGFPPGVVNIVSGFGKIVGEALSVHPKVKKIAFTGSTATGIHLYQNAASTLKKVTLELGGKSPNIVFADADMAATVQNIILGIYFNAGEVCSAGSRVYVEESAYDTLVEQFIKASENLKVGDPFDESTFQGAQTSQNQLSKILGYVDIGKKEGATLLAGGERVGDKGFFVRPTIFGDVKENMRIVKEEIFGPVVTVTKFKSLDEVVDLANDSPYGLAAGIHTTNINNAIKVSDRLKAGTVWINTYNDFHHAVPFGGFNASGIGREMGQEAFNNYTQVKAVRCKLQ; from the coding sequence ATGTTTTCAAGAACGCTATACTGTGGTGCTAAAAGTGCCACCACTCATGTGGCTAGGTACCAGCTACGTTGCTTTTCACATCTGCCACTGTCTGTACCCATTAAGTTGCCCAACGGGTTGGAATACGAACAACCAACAGGTCTGTTCATTAACAATAAGTTTGTCCCATCTCAACAGCATAAGACGTTCGAGGTCATCAACCCATCTACCGAAGATGAGATCTGTCATGTGTACGAAGGtcgtgaagaagatgttgatATTGCAGTAGATGCTGCTGATAAAGCTTTCAAGAATGGTTCTTGGTCTACCATTGAACCAATGGAAAGGGGTAAAGCTCTCTCCAGATTGGCAGATTACATTGAAGAGGATGCTGATATTTTTGCATCTATCGAAACTCTAGATAACGGTAAAGCTATTAACAACTCGAAAATCGATGTGCAGCTGGTTGTCAATTACTTGAGATACTGTGCAGGTGCAGCTGATAAATTTGATGGTAGACTAGTGGACACTGGAAAGACTCATTTCTCTTACACTAAGAGAGAACCATTAGGTGTCTGTGGTCAAATTATTCCTTGGAATTTCCCTCTATTGATGTGGTCTTGGAAGATCGGTCCTGCTCTTGCCGCTGGTAATACGGTTGTTTTGAAGACTGCTGAATCCACCCCACTGTCTGCTCTTTACGCTTCTAAATACATTGCGAAGGCTGGTTTCCCTCCTGGTGTTGTTAATATCGTTTCTGgttttggtaaaattgtcGGTGAGGCTCTATCCGTCCATCCAAAGGTTAAGAAGATTGCATTCACCGGTTCCACCGCTACTGGTATCCACCTCTATCAAAACGCCGCATCtactttgaagaaggtcACCTTGGAACTAGGTGGTAAGTCTCCTAATATCGTCTTTGCTGATGCTGATATGGCTGCCACTGTTCAAAACATCATTTTGGGTATCTATTTCAATGCAGGTGAAGTTTGTTCTGCAGGTTCTCGTGTCTATGTGGAGGAATCTGCTTATGACACTCTGGTTGaacaatttatcaaagCATCTGAAAACTTGAAAGTCGGTGATCCATTCGATGAAAGTACTTTCCAAGGTGCCCAAACTTCTCAAAACCAATTGTCAAAGATTTTGGGTTACGTCGATATCGGTAAGAAAGAAGGTGCTACTCTATTGGCAGGTGGTGAAAGAGTTGGTGACAAGGGTTTCTTTGTTAGACCAACAATCTTTGGTGACGTTAAAGAGAATATGAGAATCGTTAAGGAGGAAATCTTTGGTCCTGTTGTGACTGTCACTAAATTCAAGTCTTTGGACGAAGTTGTTGATTTGGCCAACGATTCTCCATACGGTCTAGCAGCTGGTATTCACACCACAAACATCAACAATGCAATCAAAGTTTCCGACAGGTTGAAGGCGGGTACCGTTTGGATTAACACATACAACGATTTCCACCATGCAGTTCCATTCGGAGGATTCAACGCTTCCGGTATTGGTCGTGAAATGGGCCAAGAGGCATTTAACAACTACACTCAGGTGAAGGCAGTTCGTTGCAAGTTGCAATGA
- the NUD1 gene encoding Nud1p (weakly similar to uniprot|P32336 Saccharomyces cerevisiae YOR373W NUD1 Component of the spindle pole body outer plaque required for exit from mitosis) codes for MDSPSKNLAEGLQEFHISSPNGKNNNSRHNGNQEKLSVKQYLPNNDFADSKFLSFVEGSQSKSYVRRLGDWSMSYGTVQQRPGDSPQHINGDNRSSFGDGFAFNNNNDNNNFNDENAETPQWKQYMLMQSQVKAQQRNQRQLQPQQIQQFSLPSEKQSSQNGRDPPSDLVLTASLSDISGIPTNTFKRHDRRKNEQSSASRETQDYEDYNDEDEAEEEEDDIDPALEARGVFDNILRKQRSNYELLPPRKAAVHAQPHAQPESAGSTDSTSSYFGETPSSLSPADIDLKPPTGKLNNNNNNNRNNNSHNNNNNNDNGDGDEKSEVEGMKLITPEEMGLVFDNVNGVWYKPAPKNQDVSSSRTLDSSANHSQSEFTSESSVQKRISKPRRQYREEREPSIRNDYDDEEYDDTPMDVPEINPNFLLKKRQSGKMRYSSHPESAVDVTTVSQVNTSFQQSRKELVALLTDAIPPRGQDWLTQVDYVNLSRRELGPHMVGLDEMLPHLRNINLNHNHLKSLQGIPTGIFELQCSNNELTSCQLDSLQHLETLDLSHNALNRMGGILSPCLHLRDVNLSHNKIKTLDKELGKSNLVRLDLSHNEIQGTIDFAKLTKGLPSNSSWFQIEEIDLSNNKIDKIYNVGHLSKLRILKLDGNPLQEVIERRASNQLRTLSILGTKGHLKRITMGTGGNSSSLLFPFHRLRILKCDAHKGSRQWKQLSRSLEELWLQDGDMNKIPHWEIIPGSLRVLVLMRIKGLYQLPKTFAYRLPSLQELNLRGNELVSCYSLIEALPNLCLVKLDLRENPLTRLKNNSGKDNLKDMINIIKMACNRLSEINI; via the coding sequence ATGGATTCCCCCTCAAAAAATTTAGCGGAAGGTTTACAAGAATTCCATATAAGTTCACCGAATGGTAAAAATAACAACTCTCGTCATAATGGTAATCAGGAAAAACTAAGTGTTAAACAATACTTGCCTAATAATGATTTTGCAGACTCAAAGTTTTTATCTTTTGTAGAAGGTTCACAGTCAAAAAGTTATGTGAGAAGATTGGGAGATTGGTCAATGAGTTACGGTACAGTTCAGCAAAGACCGGGCGATTCACCACAGCATATAAATGGGGATAATAGAAGCAGTTTTGGTGATGGATTTGCatttaataataataacgacaacaataatttcaatgatgaaaatgcGGAGACACCTCAATGGAAACAGTACATGCTAATGCAAAGCCAAGTAAAAGCACAACAAAGAAATCAACGACAATTGCAGCCGCAGCAGATACAACAGTTTAGCCTACCTTCAGAGAAACAGTCAAGTCAAAATGGCAGAGATCCGCCCTCTGATTTGGTATTAACAGCATCATTAAGCGACATATCTGGAATCCCAACGAATACTTTCAAAAGACAtgatagaagaaaaaatgaacaaaGTAGTGCATCAAGGGAAACACAAGATTATGAAGACtataatgatgaagatgaggcagaggaggaagaagatgatattgatCCCGCCTTGGAAGCTCGTGGTGTGTTTGACAACATTCTTCGAAAACAGAGATCTAATTACGAACTGCTGCCTCCGCGCAAGGCAGCCGTACACGCTCAACCGCATGCACAACCCGAATCTGCAGGCTCAACCGATTCTACCTCATCTTATTTTGGTGAAACACCATCATCTCTATCGCCTGCAGATATTGACCTAAAACCTCCTACTGGTAAACttaataacaataataataataaccgtaataataatagccataataataataataacaatgataatggtgatgGCGATGAGAAATCCGAGGTTGAAggaatgaaattaattaCGCCAGAGGAGATGGGACTAGTCTTTGACAACGTTAATGGAGTTTGGTATAAACCTGCTCCAAAGAATCAAGATGTTTCAAGCAGTCGTACTTTAGACAGTTCCGCGAACCACAGTCAAAGTGAGTTTACATCTGAATCAAGTGTAcagaaaagaatttctaAACCTCGTAGACAATATCGAGAAGAACGTGAACCATCTATTAGAAACGAttacgatgatgaagaatacgATGATACTCCAATGGATGTACCGGAGATTAACCCAAATTTCTTATTGAAAAAACGTCAATCAGGTAAAATGCGTTATTCATCCCACCCAGAGAGCGCAGTAGATGTGACAACAGTTTCACAGGTTAATACGTCATTCCAGCAGAGcagaaaagaattggttgcATTATTGACAGATGCAATACCACCTAGAGGTCAAGACTGGTTAACGCAAGTTGATTATGTGAACTTATCAAGACGTGAATTAGGTCCTCACATGGTAGGACTTGATGAAATGTTACCACATTTGAGAAACATTAACTTGAATCATAAccatttgaaatctttacaaGGAATTCCTACTGGGATTTTCGAATTACAATGTAGTAATAACGAATTGACAAGCTGTCAATTAGATTCATTGCAACATTTGGAAACATTAGACCTATCACACAATGCACTAAATCGAATGGGTGGAATTCTTTCACCGTGTTTACATCTTAGAGATGTTAATTTATCTCACAATAAGATTAAGACCTTGgataaagaattgggtAAATCCAATTTGGTTAGACTTGATCTTTCTCATAACGAAATTCAAGGTACGATTGATTTTGCCAAATTAACCAAAGGTCTTCCAAGCAATTCTTCATGGTTTCAAATTGAGGAGATTGATCtcagtaataataaaattgacaaaatatACAACGTCGGTCATCTATCAAAATTAAGAATTCTTAAATTGGATGGTAATCCATTACAAGAAGTAATTGAAAGAAGGGCATCGAATCAATTAAGGACATTAAGCATATTGGGGACAAAAGGCCATCTCAAGAGAATTACAATGGGAACCGGaggaaattcttcatcattgtTGTTTCCATTCCACCGCTTACGTATATTGAAATGTGATGCACATAAAGGTTCAAGACAATGGAAACAATTATCGAGAAGCCTCGAAGAATTATGGTTACAAGATGGTGACATGAACAAGATCCCACATTGGGAAATAATCCCCGGATCATTAAGAGTTTTAGTATTGATGAGGATCAAAGGCCTTTACCAATTGCCCAAGACTTTTGCATACAGATTACCATCGTTACAAGAGTTGAACCTTAGGGGTAATGAGCTGGTTTCTTGTTATTCCCTAATTGAAGCATTACCAAATCTGTGCCTTGTCAAATTAGATCTGAGGGAAAATCCGCTAACAAGGCTTAAGAACAACAGTGGTAAAGATAACCTTAAGGATATGATTAACATAATAAAGATGGCATGCAACAGACTGTCAGAAATAAACATATAG